A window of Hymenobacter siberiensis genomic DNA:
GGAGGCAGGAATGTCCTCATAAATCCTTCATAATTTTTTTCGGCAGCGGGTTACCTTCTTTGAGAGTAGGTATAAAGCCACGAATTTGAAGCTAAGCTTCGGCTGGTGCTTCGAACGTTGCTTGAAAACCAACCACATTTTAAAACAAACCCCAAGATGAAAAAAGTATTGTTCCTCGCCCTGGCCCTCGGTTCGTTCACCTTCACTTCGTGCGACAGTAAGAAAGAAGAGGCTCAGGAGCAGGTTGGCGAAAACGTGAAAGACGCTGGCGAAGCCAAAGCTGACGCTATGGAAGACAAGGCTGACATGGTGCGTGACTCGGCTGATGCCAAAGGCGAAGCCATCCAGGACAACGCTGACAAAATGGACGCTGCTGGCACCACCACGACCACCACGACCACCACGACCGAAGAAGTTAAGAAGTAGTTTTAACTGCTTTACAACAAAAAGCCTCTCCGGCAACGGAGAGGCTTTTTTGCGTTTAGAGGAGTTGGACTACAGCTCGGTTTCGGGCAGGCCCAGCCGCCTGCTCAGCAGGTTATCCACTACTTCAAACAGGCGTCGTGGCTCGTAGGTGCGCCAAGGCAGGTCGTCGAGCTGGCCGCCGAAGTTGATGTAGTTGTCCACGTTGTACTGTTTCATTTCGCGCAGCACATGCTCCTGGAAATTGATGCCCGCAATCCAGCCATCTTCCACATCCTCGTACCATTCCTCGTAGTAGTCATCGTCGGAACCGTGGAAGTTGAACACGTTCTCGCCGATGAGAATGAACTTGCGGATGCCCTCGTGCACCAGAATATCGATGATATTCCGCTTGAGCTCCATGATGTCATTTTCAATGGCGTCGTTCCACTCGCCGATAAATTCGAGCACGGCAATGCCATCGTCATAGTCGGCAAAGAGGATTTTGAAGAACAGGGTGTCGGACCCCAGGCTGTCCCATTGCGGATGAATGTAGTATCCGTAAATCGTGTTGGTATAGGTCTCCAGACTGTTCTCGGTCTCGAAAAGTGGCGAACGAGGGTCTTCAGAGGCTGAGTATTGCTCAATCCAGTTGTAGTGCGGCTCGATGGTGTGCATGGGACGATGGAGCACATACTTTAGCTTGTGCCTCCCTAGAAACGCCAGAAATCCCGAATCGTTCGGATGAAAAAGTAAGGCCGTGAGGCACAAGCCGAAGCATGTGCTATGGCTGGACAGCTTCCAGCGCCGTGCGCACGCTGCCGTACTGTTTCAGCAGGGCTGCCGCCTCGGCCTGTGCAATGCCGAGCTCGTCCATCAGCATGCGCTCGCCCCGGTCCACCAGCTTCACGTTGGAGAGCTTCATGTCGACCATCTTGTTGCCCCGCACGTAGCCCAGGCGGATGAACGTGGCCGTGGTGAGCATGTTAAGCGCCATTTTCTGGGCCGAGCCGGCCTTGAGACGCGTGCTGCCGGTGATGAATTCCGGCCCCGTCACCACTTCCACCGGAAACTCGGCCGCCGCAGCTACCGCTGAGCCGGCGTTGCATACCACGCAACCCGTGGCCAGGCCCGCCGCCCGTGCCCGCGTTAGTCCACCAATGACGTAGGGCGTGCGGCCCGAGGCGGCAATGCCCACCAGCACATCTTTGGGGCCGATGTTGTGGGCCTGCAAGTCTTTCCAGGCCTGCTCGGCGTCGTCTTCCGCGCCTTCCACGGCCACCCGAATGGCGCCATCGCCACCCGCTATGATGCCCACCACCATCTCGGCCGGCACGCCAAACGTGGGTGGGCATTCCGAGGCATCCACCACGCCCAGCCGCCCGCTGGTGCCCGCCCCAATGTAGAACAGCCGGCCGCCCGCTCGTAGCCGGGCCACGGTGGCTTCTACCAGCCGCTCAAGCTGCGGCAGGGCTTTGGCCACGGTTTGGGGCACGGTTTGGTCGAGCTGGTTCATGCCGGCCAGCAGCTCGGCGGTGGGCAGGGTTTCGAGGTGGTCGAATTCGGAGGGTGCTTCGGTGGTCATCATGTCAGGTAAGCTTTAGCTGGCACCGCAGGGCCGTGGTGGTAAAGAAGAGATTGAGACAGACGGCAGGCTAAAGCTTACCGCACAAGCTGGCCCACAACGGGGAAGTTATCGAATACGTTGGCTGTGTGCGGCGCGTCTTTGTCCAGCTCGGCGGTGAGGTCCTGGCCGGCCCAGTGCTCGTAGTGATTGCCGCGCCGCCAGAGGCGCGAGCGGCTCACGTCATAAATCCGGCCTTGGTAAGCCACCCAGATTTCGTCGCGGTCCTGGCCATTGCGCAGGGCGAGCTGGTTTTTGGTGTAGGTGGGGAGGGGGGCAATCATACAAAAAGAATGTCATGCAGAGCGCAGCGAAGCATGACGTTCCGGGTAATAAGTCAAATAAAACCTAGCTCAGCAGCGCTTGCAACCGAATCCAGCGCTGCGGCAGGTCGCCCTGCGAGGCGTTCAGGTAGTCCTCATACGTGCAGGGTACCACGCGCTTGGTGGCATTGTCGCCGAGGCGCTCCACTTCCATCCACCATTTCTCGGCGCGGCGCGATTTGTAGAACACCAGCTTGTCGGGGTTGCCGGGCAGCACCACGGTGTAGGTGAGGAAGCGGAACGTGCCGAAACCGGTTTCGGGCCGGCGGTGGTAAAAGCCTTCCACGAAGTACCAGAGCATGCTGGCGATGGTGGCGGCAGC
This region includes:
- the murQ gene encoding N-acetylmuramic acid 6-phosphate etherase, with protein sequence MTTEAPSEFDHLETLPTAELLAGMNQLDQTVPQTVAKALPQLERLVEATVARLRAGGRLFYIGAGTSGRLGVVDASECPPTFGVPAEMVVGIIAGGDGAIRVAVEGAEDDAEQAWKDLQAHNIGPKDVLVGIAASGRTPYVIGGLTRARAAGLATGCVVCNAGSAVAAAAEFPVEVVTGPEFITGSTRLKAGSAQKMALNMLTTATFIRLGYVRGNKMVDMKLSNVKLVDRGERMLMDELGIAQAEAAALLKQYGSVRTALEAVQP
- a CDS encoding cytochrome b5 domain-containing protein, with product MIAPLPTYTKNQLALRNGQDRDEIWVAYQGRIYDVSRSRLWRRGNHYEHWAGQDLTAELDKDAPHTANVFDNFPVVGQLVR